Genomic segment of Saccharomycodes ludwigii strain NBRC 1722 chromosome VI, whole genome shotgun sequence:
AGTAAGAAGGGTAAGACACAAGAATATACTAAAAATGAAGGAGAAGAGGGtaaaaatgatgatgatggtgatgatgaagaagaagaggaggaggaggaagaggaagaggaagaagaggaagaggaagaagacggcgatgatgatgaggaATGTGGCAATGTAAAAGAAACCCGCAAATAAGGAGATACTGTCAATGGTAAATAGCAACATGATTATAAaggtgttattattggaaaaagataatgtgaaaattagtaataatatcaataacattatttttaataaaaattctttgAATGAGAAATAGACTCgaataatttgtttttattgatgATTGGGATATgtgtaaatatatatatgtataagcttttttttttttttttttttttttttttcttctttttttagttatttttttaattcaatatGATATAACcttaaactttttatttcatttcgatttgtatttatatgCTTGAActaaagttatttttgtacTCTGAGGATGATACTAGCCGAAAAAAAATCCTTGTTTATGGTTTACTTATAAATTAGATTTGATATTTCCagttaatattttacaagACCTGTATAAAATGGTTGTTCGACTTGTAAAAAGCTTATAACAATCTTTAAATTCAAAGGGGAGGGGGggaattttattattattattattattatttatttttcctttttttaaaaaaaaaatatttcaataaacttgtttaaaaaaagaaaaaaaaaaaaaattaacaaaacaaaaaaaatgtctcGTTCAGTATCTTCAATTAAATACATTAATGCATCTGACCTACTTTTGTGGATAAAACAAGGAAGTACTGTACCAATACAAGAACCATTTCAAGTTATTGATGTTAGAGGGTCCGATCACATCGGTGGTCATATCATAAATTCGTGGAACTATccatacaaaaaattaaaagagtATGAATACGATAATAATTCTGtgtatttaaaacaattaaagaCCAATttgctaaaaaaattaaaagaattcaAAGAGAAAGAACAGAATCTAGGAGATAACGTCAATGAcattaaaatcaattgCGTTTTCCATTGTGCATTGAGCCAGCAACGGGGTCCTTCTTCTGCAATGATGTTTTTAAGATCTTTGGGTGATGCTGATCTAGATAAATTTcgaattttgattttaaggGGTGGCTTCAACAATTGGCAGAGTGTATATGGGTTGGATTCGAATTTAACTCAAGATTATGAACCGAGTTTATGGAAATAAGATGGAACTATCCTAATTGTAATTACAAATTACTCATGACAATTATTGGCCCAATTCGGTAATTAATTTCTCGTCCTATTTTGGactttatataataataataataataataataatataatggtaaaaaaagaaaaagattttaaactACAAATTGATCATTAGaagtctttttttctttaatgaATTTCTTACTTCTTCTTGGTTTCAATCTATGCTTGATTAgtaatcatttttataagaGACAGTTGTAATATGTAGTTACAATCGTTTCATATTACAACAAGTGTATACGATTTGCCAAgaataacaatttttatcaaCCAATGATTATATTTACCAGCAGTTTCTTACATTAATCAcaataaatttgtttttcgtTATACATAGCAAGTACCCCCCCTGCGAGAACAGGGAAAGTTATAAGCGGAGattagaaaattaaaaaaaaaaaaaaaaaatgttatacaatttttgtataagatgaataaatatacaataactaaaaacaaatatatataaacatacTACAATAAAGACAGATATTACTTGTTTTCtaatcattttattttccaattaaTCATAATGTTAGTAGCAAGCTTATagatatattaataataatattcaaaaaaaaaatgagatGACTGCCACGGAAATTCGACAAAAACATGAACACGCGTCCACTTATTTGAATACCGATTCAGACATCGAGATCAGAACTACTAATACCTCTACAACCCATCAAACTACAGACACTTTACCAATTGATCAATacatcaacaacaaagaaaacaaaagcaTTCCTGCATTGCCcacaataacaaataacaCCGCAAGGACAGTGGAAACATACTCAAACATAGATGATAACAATCCCGAACATGTTTATTCCATGTATCCAGATGAACAAAATTTACGGAAAGAAGTTACTAGAGCAAGTGAGGTGGCCAGCAGTTTGAATTTGCCAGAGAACTTcgaaatttttttagaagATAACGATCCTGAGAATTTGGcaaacaatttttcattgaCCAGAAAATATTACATCACCATTTTGGTATCAGCAACCTCAATGATAATCACAATTTTGTCATCGTGTTGGACTTTTGTTTCGCCCAAAGTGATGGAAAAATTTCACCTAGGCCATGAAGTTGGTGTTTTAGGGATTTCACTTTTCATATTTGGACTAGGTGTTGGTCCATTATTTCTAAGCCCATTGAGCGAGTTATATGGCAGAAAACCTACTTTTATACTAAGTTTGTTTATGCTCATTTGTTGGGAAATTCTAACTGCTTGGTCCAAAACCTATGCTGGGATAATGTTGGGTAGATTTTTGTCTGGCTTTTTTGGTTCTGCGTTTTTAAGTGTTGCAGGTGGTGTATTAACCGACATTTTAAGTAGGAGTGAAATAACTATCCCAATGATGATTTATTCATTATCTCCATTTTTAGGTCCAGCAATTGGTCCTATATTAGGCGCTGCATTTTACCATGATGATTATGAATGGACATTTGTTGTTCTACTAATTGCTACTGGCGTATCTTTTGTATTACTTATTGTTACACTGCCAGAAACTTACAAACCACTTTTATTGATTAAAAAGGCTAAAAGAATTCGAACTGAAACTGGTGATGAAAGATATTATGCTCCATTGGAAATTTCCAGAAAAGAAACTAGTATCTTGTCGGCTGTTCTGTTGAGTGTTAAGAGACCATTTggattgttattatttgacCCGATGATGGGTGTTTTATGCTTTTATACTGGATTAGAACTAGCAAtcgtttatttattttttgttgcattcccatatatttataaaaaattatataggATGACACCTGCAGAAATTGGTTGTACTTATTTAGGTTTAGCTGTTggtatgattattatagcTCCAACAACATttatattacaaaaaaggTATTTACAAAGAGTCAAAGACAATGATGGGAAAAGCGTGCCTGAATTTAGATTTGAACCATTGTTTTATGGTGCATTTTTGTCTCCGATGGGGCTAATGATCTTTGCATGGACTTGTTATTCGCATGTTCATTGGATTGGATCTATTATCGGTGCAGGTGTTTTTGGATCTGGagttttttatatttt
This window contains:
- the YCH1 gene encoding phosphatase YCH1 (similar to Saccharomyces cerevisiae YGR203W | YCH1 | Yeast Cdc25 Homologue), with translation MSRSVSSIKYINASDLLLWIKQGSTVPIQEPFQVIDVRGSDHIGGHIINSWNYPYKKLKEYEYDNNSVYLKQLKTNLLKKLKEFKEKEQNLGDNVNDIKINCVFHCALSQQRGPSSAMMFLRSLGDADLDKFRILILRGGFNNWQSVYGLDSNLTQDYEPSLWK
- a CDS encoding MFS transporter (similar to Saccharomyces cerevisiae YHR048W | YHK8 | presumed antiporter of the major facilitator superfamily); amino-acid sequence: MTATEIRQKHEHASTYLNTDSDIEIRTTNTSTTHQTTDTLPIDQYINNKENKSIPALPTITNNTARTVETYSNIDDNNPEHVYSMYPDEQNLRKEVTRASEVASSLNLPENFEIFLEDNDPENLANNFSLTRKYYITILVSATSMIITILSSCWTFVSPKVMEKFHLGHEVGVLGISLFIFGLGVGPLFLSPLSELYGRKPTFILSLFMLICWEILTAWSKTYAGIMLGRFLSGFFGSAFLSVAGGVLTDILSRSEITIPMMIYSLSPFLGPAIGPILGAAFYHDDYEWTFVVLLIATGVSFVLLIVTLPETYKPLLLIKKAKRIRTETGDERYYAPLEISRKETSILSAVLLSVKRPFGLLLFDPMMGVLCFYTGLELAIVYLFFVAFPYIYKKLYRMTPAEIGCTYLGLAVGMIIIAPTTFILQKRYLQRVKDNDGKSVPEFRFEPLFYGAFLSPMGLMIFAWTCYSHVHWIGSIIGAGVFGSGVFYIFNGVFGYTVDAYRLYAATGMACNSFVRSFMSGVFPLFGLQMYERMGINWAGFFLSCLNILMIPVPFLFNKYGAYLRSKSPYSWDDEDT